A window of the Equus asinus isolate D_3611 breed Donkey chromosome 20, EquAss-T2T_v2, whole genome shotgun sequence genome harbors these coding sequences:
- the LOC106831147 gene encoding actin-like protein 9, producing MDANHSNPLEPQSSPEAPRPGLNPGSIPGSKNLQQDPPNMVGDKLPPKTGAVVIDMGTGTCKMGFAGQTRPIYTVATIVGCQPQKLATTGQQVLETFIGEAARMRPELTLVQPVRNGILVDWNAAELIWRHVLEHDLRVATQDHPLLFSDPPFSPSTNREKLVEVVFESLRSPAMYVASQSVLSVYAHGQVSGLVVDTGHGVTYTVPVFQGYNLPHAAQRLDLAGTHLTAFLAEMLLGSGLPLGQQDRDTVENIKHRYCYVAADLLKEQARPEQEYQQTLKLPDGRTVTLGKELFQCPELLFSPPAIPGLLPVGVPTMTTQSLLKVPLEVQADVAQNVLLCGGSSLFQGFEGRFRAELLHSLPREAHVVVKAQPSRNFSVWIGGSILASLRAFQSCWVLREEYEEQGPHIVYRKCY from the coding sequence ATGGATGCAAATCACTCCAACCCCTTGGAGCCCCAGTCTTCTCCAGAggcccccaggcctggcctgaACCCTGGCTCAATCCCAGGGAGCAAGAACCTGCAGCAGGACCCCCCCAACATGGTGGGAGACAAGTTGCCACCAAAGACTGGAGCAGTGGTCATCGACATGGGCACAGGCACCTGTAAGATGGGTTTCGCAGGGCAGACTCGGCCCATCTACACCGTGGCCACCATCGTGGGCTGCCAGCCCCAGAAGCTGGCCACCACCGGGCAGCAAGTGCTGGAGACGTTCATCGGCGAGGCCGCCCGCATGCGCCCGGAGCTGACGCTGGTGCAGCCCGTTCGGAACGGCATCTTGGTGGACTGGAACGCGGCTGAGCTCATCTGGCGCCACGTACTTGAGCACGACCTCCGCGTGGCCACCCAGGACCACCCGCTGCTGTTCTCCGACCCGCCCTTCAGCCCCAGCACCAACCGTGAGAAGCTGGTCGAGGTGGTCTTCGAGTCTCTGCGCTCCCCCGCCATGTACGTGGCTTCCCAGTCGGTGCTGTCCGTCTATGCACACGGACAGGTCAGTGGGCTGGTGGTGGACACGGGCCACGGGGTCACCTACACAGTACCCGTCTTCCAGGGGTACAACCTGCCCCACGCCGCACAGCGCCTGGACCTGGCGGGAACCCACCTGACCGCCTTCCTGGCGGAGATGCTGCTGGGCTCCGGCTTGCCGCTCGGGCAGCAGGACCGGGACACGGTGGAGAACATTAAGCATCGCTACTGCTACGTGGCTGCCGACTTGCTCAAGGAGCAGGCCCGGCCAGAGCAGGAATACCAGCAGACCCTGAAGCTGCCCGATGGGCGGACGGTAACACTGGGCAAAGAGCTATTCCAGTGCCCGGAGCTGCTGTTCAGCCCCCCCGCGATCCCAGGGCTGTTGCCTGTGGGGGTCCCTACCATGACCACACAGAGTCTTCTCAAGGTGCCCCTGGAGGTGCAGGCGGATGTGGCCCAGAACGTGCTGCTCTGCGGGGGCTCCTCACTCTTCCAGGGGTTCGAGGGCCGCTTCCGCGCTGAGCTGTTGCACAGTCTGCCCCGTGAGGCCCACGTGGTGGTGAAGGCCCAGCCCAGCAGGAACTTCTCGGTGTGGATCGGGGGCTCCATCCTGGCCTCATTGCGTGCCTTCCAGTCCTGCTGGGTCCTGCGGGAGGAGTACGAGGAGCAGGGGCCCCACATCGTGTACCGCAAATGCTACTGA